A window of the Nitrosopumilus ureiphilus genome harbors these coding sequences:
- the cobA gene encoding uroporphyrinogen-III C-methyltransferase — MTGKVYLVGAGPGDHKLITLRAVELLKKADVVLYDRLVSKKIISMIPKSAEKIYVGRAVGDDTTHQNTTNDLMVKHAKSKKNVVRLKGGDPIIFGRGGEEAEFLKDNKVKYEIVPGITSGIGSATYAGIPLTHRKYASSVVFVTGHEDPEKKKEIVKWQRLAKSVDTIVIMMGLSRIDVICKQLIAGGMDKTTPVAVIQNGTTPNQKMIKGTITNIAKKIKENKITPPTIIIIGNVVDLSDTIGWK, encoded by the coding sequence ATGACTGGAAAAGTGTATCTTGTTGGAGCAGGACCTGGAGATCATAAATTAATTACACTCCGTGCAGTTGAATTACTCAAAAAGGCAGATGTTGTTTTGTATGATAGGCTAGTAAGTAAAAAAATAATTTCAATGATTCCAAAATCAGCTGAAAAAATTTACGTTGGCAGAGCAGTAGGGGATGACACCACTCATCAAAATACCACAAACGATTTGATGGTAAAACATGCAAAATCCAAAAAAAATGTTGTTCGACTAAAGGGCGGTGATCCTATAATCTTTGGACGTGGTGGTGAAGAAGCAGAATTTCTAAAAGACAATAAAGTAAAATACGAAATTGTTCCTGGAATTACTTCTGGAATTGGTTCTGCTACATATGCAGGCATCCCTTTGACTCACAGAAAATATGCCTCATCTGTAGTTTTTGTTACAGGACATGAAGATCCTGAAAAGAAAAAAGAGATCGTAAAGTGGCAAAGACTTGCAAAATCTGTTGATACAATTGTGATTATGATGGGGCTTTCAAGAATTGATGTTATTTGCAAACAGCTTATTGCAGGAGGAATGGATAAGACGACTCCTGTTGCAGTCATTCAAAATGGAACTACTCCTAACCAAAAAATGATCAAAGGAACAATAACAAATATTGCAAAAAAAATTAAAGAAAATAAAATAACCCCTCCCACAATTATTATTATTGGAAATGTCGTTGATTTGTCAGATACTATTGGGTGGAAATAA
- the sufD gene encoding Fe-S cluster assembly protein SufD encodes MSQETLSKLNTSHIDEISSSRNEPEWLKDYRKNSLTIYDRLPIEMSPLYNKYTDAKKMDPEKVLLSTSTTETIPSFLNKRLTELENETCIIQIGTNVHKINISDELKSKGLVISSISDAIKNNSDLVKKALESSNSNDDKFTALNNAAFNSGVFIHIPRNLVLDKPIHFLACLSEDGNSTIARNIVFADENSKATIVQEIYSPKTEKQPAYLELLNTNLAANAQLDVTTLQLMDQHTVNFSTRRTDLAQDAKVNWYSGLFGSILSRYKIEYFLNGSGASVNDSEVIFGNDEQSFDIQTNVNHESPSTDARVVEKSILRNKSKSLFKGMIRIKEHAAKSNSFLSGRSILLDKDAKSDAIPGLEIFTNDVKATHSASVAQIDEEQIFYLKTRCLTHEEAERTIVEGFLEPLSRKMSFQVRAWIAYLIESKWENRELTINTDAELTKFVEVEETRYNEDAEIEQHYKYR; translated from the coding sequence ATGTCTCAAGAAACACTCTCAAAACTCAACACAAGCCATATCGATGAAATTTCCTCATCAAGAAATGAACCTGAATGGCTCAAAGATTACAGAAAAAATTCACTAACAATCTATGATCGTCTTCCAATTGAAATGTCTCCTCTTTACAACAAATACACTGATGCCAAAAAAATGGACCCAGAAAAAGTATTACTTTCAACATCCACTACTGAAACAATTCCAAGTTTCCTAAACAAAAGATTAACCGAACTAGAAAATGAAACTTGTATTATTCAGATTGGAACAAATGTTCACAAAATCAATATCTCTGATGAATTAAAATCAAAAGGACTTGTAATTTCTTCAATATCTGATGCAATTAAAAATAATTCTGACCTGGTAAAAAAAGCACTAGAATCTTCAAACTCAAATGATGATAAATTTACTGCGTTAAACAATGCTGCCTTTAATTCAGGAGTATTCATCCATATTCCACGTAATCTCGTCTTGGACAAACCAATTCACTTTTTGGCATGTCTCTCAGAAGATGGTAATTCTACTATTGCTAGAAATATTGTCTTTGCAGATGAAAACAGCAAAGCCACAATTGTCCAAGAAATCTATTCTCCTAAAACAGAAAAACAACCAGCATATCTTGAATTACTAAACACAAATCTTGCAGCAAATGCACAGCTAGATGTTACAACTTTACAGTTAATGGATCAGCATACAGTAAACTTTTCAACAAGACGAACTGATTTGGCACAAGATGCCAAAGTAAATTGGTATTCTGGCTTGTTTGGTTCTATTTTATCTAGATACAAAATTGAATATTTTCTTAATGGTAGTGGTGCATCTGTAAATGACTCTGAAGTAATATTTGGAAATGATGAGCAATCATTTGATATCCAAACTAATGTGAATCATGAAAGTCCATCTACTGATGCAAGGGTAGTTGAAAAATCAATTCTTAGAAACAAATCAAAGTCTCTTTTCAAGGGAATGATAAGAATTAAAGAACACGCTGCAAAATCAAATTCATTTTTATCTGGTCGTTCTATTCTTTTAGATAAAGATGCAAAATCTGATGCAATTCCTGGACTGGAAATATTTACAAATGATGTAAAGGCTACGCACTCTGCATCTGTTGCACAAATTGACGAAGAGCAAATATTTTATCTTAAAACTAGATGTCTTACTCACGAAGAGGCAGAAAGAACCATTGTTGAGGGATTCTTAGAACCACTTTCAAGGAAAATGTCCTTCCAAGTACGAGCATGGATTGCATATCTTATTGAATCTAAATGGGAAAATCGTGAACTCACTATTAACACTGATGCAGAATTAACTAAATTTGTTGAAGTAGAAGAGACACGTTATAACGAAGACGCAGAAATTGAACAACACTACAAGTATCGGTGA
- the hemL gene encoding glutamate-1-semialdehyde 2,1-aminomutase: MTNSKLFSDSKKVIPSGVNSPVRYFEPYPFFTKSSNGAYLWDAENKKYIDFCNGYGALLLGHRRKEIISAVSNQLSKGTLYCTPTESEIELSKLIIGNFPSIDKVRLVNTGGEATMTAIRLARGFTKKKKIIKFEGCYHGAHDSVLVKAGSGSAHNGISVSDGGLDEVSKNTLVVQYNNIEDLQKTIQKNKDIAGVIVEPILANMGLILPENNFLYDLRKITKENNIPLIFDEVVTGFRVAPGGAQEHFGIKPDITTMAKALSNGFTIAAVGGRKEIMDLLSPGGKVYQASTFAGNPISVSAAISSIKTINKLKNKLYSKLERFNLLFTTALDDMATDMNIQHQINFTASMFQIFFTNKPVTNYETSKKADSKKFQKMFRTLLKKGIFVAPSQFEVVFLSDAHTENDLNKTLDAYDAALKSVKN, from the coding sequence ATGACTAATTCCAAATTATTTTCAGATTCCAAGAAAGTCATTCCTTCAGGAGTAAACAGCCCTGTTAGATATTTCGAACCATATCCTTTCTTTACAAAATCATCAAACGGTGCATATCTTTGGGATGCTGAGAACAAAAAGTACATTGATTTTTGTAATGGTTATGGTGCATTACTGTTAGGTCATAGAAGAAAAGAAATTATCTCTGCTGTATCAAATCAACTTTCAAAGGGAACTCTTTACTGTACCCCGACAGAATCCGAAATCGAACTCTCCAAACTAATCATTGGAAACTTTCCATCAATTGACAAAGTCAGATTGGTAAATACGGGAGGTGAGGCAACAATGACTGCAATTAGACTAGCTCGTGGTTTTACAAAAAAGAAGAAAATAATTAAATTTGAAGGATGTTATCATGGTGCACATGACTCTGTGCTGGTAAAAGCCGGATCTGGTTCTGCACATAATGGCATTTCAGTTTCAGATGGTGGATTAGATGAAGTTTCAAAAAACACTTTGGTTGTACAGTATAACAATATAGAAGATCTACAAAAGACAATACAAAAAAATAAAGATATTGCAGGAGTAATTGTAGAGCCAATCTTGGCTAACATGGGTTTGATTTTGCCTGAAAATAATTTCCTTTATGATTTGAGAAAAATTACCAAAGAAAACAACATCCCGTTAATTTTCGATGAAGTTGTTACTGGATTTAGAGTTGCACCTGGTGGTGCCCAAGAACATTTTGGAATAAAACCTGATATCACTACAATGGCAAAAGCTTTGAGCAATGGATTTACAATTGCTGCCGTAGGTGGTAGAAAAGAAATCATGGATTTACTATCTCCCGGAGGTAAAGTTTACCAAGCAAGTACTTTTGCGGGAAATCCTATCTCTGTTAGTGCTGCAATTAGCTCAATTAAGACAATTAACAAACTAAAAAACAAACTCTACTCTAAACTGGAACGATTCAATCTGTTATTTACTACTGCACTTGATGATATGGCCACTGACATGAATATCCAACACCAAATCAACTTTACAGCATCTATGTTTCAGATTTTCTTTACAAACAAACCTGTGACTAATTATGAGACATCTAAAAAAGCAGACTCTAAGAAATTTCAAAAAATGTTTAGAACACTATTAAAGAAAGGAATATTCGTAGCCCCTTCACAGTTTGAAGTGGTCTTTCTATCTGATGCTCACACTGAAAATGATCTAAACAAAACACTTGATGCATATGATGCAGCACTAAAATCGGTGAAAAATTGA
- a CDS encoding ArsR/SmtB family transcription factor, protein MNGISLLKCICDETRFEILEILQKNKELCVNDFVEKLKKDQPLVSHHLKTLKKCGIVKSRDEGKKAMYSISNNQLSVLISSITNASKKIPVLCSDDSCC, encoded by the coding sequence ATGAATGGAATCAGCCTCTTAAAATGCATTTGTGATGAAACAAGATTTGAAATTCTAGAGATATTACAAAAAAACAAAGAGCTGTGCGTAAATGATTTTGTTGAAAAATTAAAGAAAGACCAACCGCTAGTATCACATCATCTAAAAACATTGAAAAAATGCGGTATTGTAAAATCAAGGGATGAAGGTAAAAAAGCAATGTATTCAATTTCAAACAATCAACTATCAGTGTTGATTTCAAGTATTACAAATGCAAGTAAGAAGATTCCAGTTCTTTGTTCAGATGATTCTTGCTGCTAA
- a CDS encoding low molecular weight phosphatase family protein, which translates to MVESKKILFVCVENAGRSQMAEGLLRKFAPQFDVISAGTKPKSQLIPNVIDVMKEIGIDITEQKPKELTNEMIAQSITVNMGCMDKKSYPALFVDDVIDWNISDPKDKDIEELRKIRDQIKNEVLNLITKLDDQ; encoded by the coding sequence ATGGTAGAATCCAAAAAAATCCTTTTTGTGTGCGTAGAAAACGCCGGTCGTAGCCAGATGGCAGAGGGACTTCTTAGAAAATTTGCTCCTCAGTTTGATGTTATTAGTGCAGGAACTAAACCAAAATCTCAACTCATCCCAAATGTAATTGATGTAATGAAAGAGATTGGAATTGACATAACTGAACAAAAACCAAAAGAATTAACAAATGAAATGATTGCACAATCAATCACTGTCAATATGGGATGTATGGATAAAAAGTCATACCCTGCATTATTTGTAGATGATGTAATTGATTGGAATATCTCTGATCCCAAAGACAAGGACATTGAAGAATTAAGAAAAATCCGTGATCAAATAAAAAATGAGGTGTTAAACCTCATTACAAAATTAGATGACCAATAA
- a CDS encoding uroporphyrinogen-III synthase, producing MLDGKTIAITRSKDDATEFISLTEQNHAKPLPLPTIELVSKGEKIVDEFLESMEEYNPDYSVFMSSKAVKLLFDTAKHVGKLDNLQLAVANTIVMSVGPKTTIALENEGIKVNLQPTTFSSVGVGEEFTQINAVGKKVIVPRSGASTPFLKELLNKIGIDVLEIHLYDVCAFRDTTQWNEFRELFSQNKVDGIVFTSASSVRGFFEIMSKDYGEDKLLEHLAKLSVVSIGPFTSDELKKFNVKNIVSQVHTVAGAFDAMKNTLTA from the coding sequence ATGCTTGATGGAAAAACTATTGCTATAACTCGTTCTAAGGATGATGCTACTGAATTCATTTCACTTACTGAACAAAATCATGCAAAACCACTCCCATTACCTACAATTGAACTTGTAAGTAAGGGTGAAAAAATAGTTGATGAGTTTTTAGAATCTATGGAGGAATACAATCCTGACTATTCTGTTTTTATGAGCTCAAAAGCAGTCAAACTACTTTTTGATACTGCAAAACATGTTGGTAAATTAGATAATCTACAATTAGCTGTTGCAAATACTATCGTAATGTCTGTTGGCCCAAAAACAACAATTGCGCTTGAAAACGAAGGAATCAAAGTTAATCTTCAACCTACTACATTTTCATCTGTTGGAGTGGGTGAGGAATTCACACAAATCAACGCAGTTGGGAAAAAAGTTATTGTTCCTCGAAGTGGCGCATCTACACCATTTCTCAAAGAACTTTTAAACAAAATTGGAATTGATGTGCTAGAAATTCATCTCTATGATGTTTGTGCATTCAGAGATACTACTCAATGGAATGAATTCAGAGAATTATTCTCTCAAAATAAAGTGGATGGTATAGTGTTTACCAGTGCATCATCTGTACGTGGATTCTTTGAGATAATGTCAAAAGATTATGGTGAAGACAAATTACTTGAACATCTTGCAAAATTATCTGTAGTTTCTATTGGTCCATTTACTTCAGATGAATTGAAAAAATTCAATGTTAAAAATATTGTATCTCAAGTTCATACAGTTGCAGGGGCGTTTGATGCAATGAAAAATACTCTTACTGCATAA
- a CDS encoding iron-sulfur cluster assembly scaffold protein, which yields MSGNADIYHEMIVDYSRNPINYGEIENHDVTFHDSNPLCGDSIDIDMKIDDNKVTDIKFHGKGCAICMACSSVLTEITKGKTLDEARAIEKNDVLSELGLEHLQAVRIKCALLSLKVLKSALYTYIGKNLEDTPDVDKLKEEAANLY from the coding sequence ATGAGTGGCAATGCGGATATTTATCATGAAATGATTGTGGATTATTCTAGAAACCCAATTAATTATGGAGAAATTGAAAATCATGATGTTACTTTTCATGATTCAAATCCACTATGCGGTGACAGTATAGATATTGACATGAAAATTGATGATAACAAAGTGACAGATATTAAATTTCATGGAAAGGGATGTGCAATTTGTATGGCGTGTTCTTCTGTCCTAACTGAAATCACAAAGGGTAAGACTCTTGATGAAGCACGAGCAATAGAGAAAAATGATGTGTTAAGTGAATTGGGTCTAGAGCATCTTCAGGCTGTACGAATAAAATGTGCCTTGCTTTCTCTTAAAGTACTGAAATCTGCTCTTTATACCTACATTGGAAAGAATTTAGAAGATACTCCTGATGTAGATAAACTAAAAGAAGAGGCAGCAAATCTGTACTAG
- the hemC gene encoding hydroxymethylbilane synthase — MVGARGSQLSIAQTNWVISELKKVNPDCEYEIKSITTKGDTDSRPLFTINQKGIFEKEVDRAVAQKEVDFAVHSLKDVPSKLDESLIIASIPKRESVNDVFISSDGSSLENIKQGAVIGTSSLRRAVQVSRIRPDVTVKPIRGNIETRIRKVSGENFDAIVLAQAGISRLEVDVKFTPLSIDNFSPSPGQGAIAIVARVDDSNTISMLKKIEDADSRLEIEAERALSDYVDSGCRFPLGAYAKSNGSEMTLTVSAFSVDGKQSLQVSKTGSKNDPTSLGKNAGEELQEKGVNDLALNWREKVEEWNKT, encoded by the coding sequence GTGGTAGGTGCAAGAGGAAGTCAATTATCTATAGCTCAAACAAACTGGGTGATTTCAGAACTAAAAAAAGTAAATCCTGATTGTGAATATGAAATTAAATCCATCACTACAAAAGGTGATACTGATTCTAGGCCATTATTTACAATAAATCAGAAAGGAATCTTTGAAAAAGAAGTTGATAGAGCAGTTGCTCAAAAAGAAGTTGATTTTGCAGTACATAGTCTAAAGGACGTCCCTTCAAAGTTAGATGAGAGTCTGATCATTGCATCTATTCCAAAACGTGAATCAGTAAATGATGTCTTTATTTCATCAGATGGTTCGTCTTTGGAAAATATCAAACAAGGTGCAGTAATTGGAACAAGTTCACTTAGACGTGCAGTTCAGGTTTCAAGAATCAGGCCTGATGTTACAGTAAAACCAATAAGAGGAAATATAGAAACCCGAATAAGAAAAGTATCAGGTGAAAATTTTGATGCAATAGTTCTTGCGCAAGCTGGTATCTCAAGATTAGAAGTTGATGTGAAATTTACTCCTTTATCTATCGATAATTTTTCTCCATCTCCAGGGCAAGGCGCAATTGCAATTGTCGCTAGAGTAGATGATTCAAACACAATTTCTATGCTAAAAAAAATTGAAGATGCAGATTCTAGATTGGAAATAGAGGCAGAGAGAGCATTATCTGACTATGTTGATTCTGGTTGCAGATTTCCATTAGGTGCATATGCAAAATCAAATGGTTCTGAAATGACATTAACAGTATCTGCATTCTCTGTTGATGGAAAACAATCATTGCAAGTCAGTAAAACTGGTAGCAAAAATGATCCTACATCTCTTGGAAAAAATGCTGGCGAAGAATTGCAAGAAAAAGGCGTAAATGATCTTGCATTAAATTGGAGAGAAAAAGTAGAGGAATGGAATAAGACATGA
- a CDS encoding MIP/aquaporin family protein: MVYSNFQIFIVELIGTFILVIFATGSIVYDVQIGGPYGIWFAAVAPFIALIIGVYSFGKISLAHFNPAVTIGYYITGHISKIQILWYFAAEIIGAILGSLFVMMFIGRDANLGANAPNYDYSIFLIFPVEVLASALLMAVIFTVVYTKGLKGFSGIVIGGIVGLDIFFLAFISGASMNPARALAPALLSGMLDNLWLYWSAPYVGTIIVAFLFRKKFQNQRKQES, from the coding sequence ATGGTATATTCTAATTTCCAAATCTTTATTGTAGAACTAATTGGTACATTCATTCTTGTAATTTTTGCAACAGGCTCTATTGTGTATGATGTTCAAATCGGTGGTCCATATGGAATATGGTTTGCAGCTGTTGCTCCTTTTATTGCATTAATCATTGGTGTTTACTCCTTTGGGAAAATCTCCCTTGCTCATTTCAATCCAGCAGTAACCATTGGGTACTACATTACAGGTCATATTTCAAAAATCCAAATTCTCTGGTATTTTGCAGCTGAAATCATTGGCGCAATACTTGGTTCTCTGTTTGTTATGATGTTTATCGGAAGAGATGCAAACCTTGGGGCAAATGCTCCAAACTATGATTATTCTATATTTCTAATATTTCCAGTAGAAGTTTTAGCATCTGCATTACTTATGGCAGTAATATTTACTGTGGTGTATACTAAGGGTCTGAAAGGATTTAGTGGAATTGTAATTGGTGGTATTGTTGGACTGGATATCTTTTTCTTGGCATTTATTTCTGGCGCATCAATGAATCCTGCGAGAGCCTTAGCACCTGCTTTATTGTCTGGAATGTTGGATAATCTATGGCTTTATTGGAGTGCACCCTATGTTGGAACAATTATTGTTGCATTTTTGTTTAGGAAAAAATTTCAGAATCAGCGAAAACAAGAATCATAG
- a CDS encoding Rieske (2Fe-2S) protein gives MSEWIKACNLEQVKEGQLFGFVHDDKKLLLANLKGKIHATDLICTHADADLSTGFLSDEGVRCPLHLSVFNLENGEPQNLPAEIPLKVYNVKIDDNEIYVEL, from the coding sequence TTGTCAGAATGGATTAAAGCTTGCAATTTGGAGCAGGTAAAAGAAGGACAGCTTTTTGGATTTGTACATGATGATAAAAAACTTCTACTAGCTAATCTTAAAGGAAAAATTCATGCAACTGATTTAATATGCACTCATGCTGATGCCGATCTTTCTACAGGCTTTCTCAGTGATGAAGGCGTGAGATGCCCATTACATCTTTCTGTTTTTAATTTAGAGAATGGCGAGCCTCAAAATCTTCCTGCAGAAATTCCTCTTAAAGTATACAATGTTAAAATAGATGACAACGAAATTTACGTGGAGCTTTAA
- a CDS encoding P-II family nitrogen regulator has protein sequence MKLYNVKLLTITCEILAQKNIIEILKNHEITGYTTYEVDGNGARGLRGQGFKNEKNVKVEVIMREEKLSDIVEEISRTLFANFAIVLYVSDIDVVRTEKF, from the coding sequence ATGAAACTCTACAACGTAAAATTACTTACAATTACTTGTGAAATTCTTGCTCAAAAAAATATAATTGAAATTTTAAAAAATCATGAAATTACAGGATATACGACTTATGAGGTAGATGGAAATGGGGCACGTGGTTTACGTGGTCAAGGATTCAAGAATGAAAAAAACGTTAAGGTTGAAGTAATCATGCGTGAAGAAAAACTATCTGATATTGTTGAGGAGATCTCAAGAACATTGTTTGCAAATTTTGCTATAGTCCTTTATGTCAGTGACATTGATGTAGTTAGAACTGAAAAATTTTAG
- the sufB gene encoding Fe-S cluster assembly protein SufB, translating into MATENLDMDYSKYDFKDSTELYVHLSKKGLSKETVISISKMKDEPEWMLEFRLRSFEIFMKKPMPTWGGDLSVIDFQNIYYYAKASDKVEKSWDDVPDNVKKTFDKLGIPEAEKKFLAGVGAQYESEVVYHSLREDLAKQGVLFLDTDAALKEHPEIFKKYFGKIIPPEDNKFAALNSAVWSGGSFIYIPPGVKVDMPLQAYFRINAENIGQFERTLIIADEGSEVHYIEGCTAPVYSSESLHSAVVELVAHKDAKLRYTTIQNWSSDVYNLVTKRAYAYEGATVEWIDGNIGSKLTMKYPGIYLMGERAYGETLSIAFAGKGQHQDTGAKMVHLAPNTTSKITSKSVSRLDGRSTYRGLLNVAKGATNVKATVRCDALLLDDTSKTDTYPYMEINQEDATITHEATVGKIGDEQIFYLMTRGFTEEEALSLIVNGFMEPFTKELPMEYAVELNRLIKLEMDDSVG; encoded by the coding sequence ATGGCAACTGAAAACCTCGACATGGATTATTCCAAATATGATTTTAAAGACTCTACAGAACTTTATGTTCACCTTAGCAAGAAAGGCCTGTCTAAGGAAACTGTGATTAGCATCAGTAAAATGAAAGATGAACCAGAATGGATGCTTGAATTTAGATTACGTTCTTTTGAAATTTTTATGAAAAAACCAATGCCAACTTGGGGCGGAGATCTTAGCGTTATTGATTTCCAAAATATTTACTATTATGCAAAAGCATCTGACAAAGTAGAAAAGAGCTGGGATGATGTACCAGACAATGTCAAAAAAACATTTGACAAACTTGGAATTCCAGAAGCTGAAAAGAAATTCTTAGCAGGTGTTGGCGCACAATATGAATCTGAAGTCGTATATCATAGTCTAAGAGAGGATCTGGCAAAACAAGGTGTTCTATTCTTAGATACTGATGCAGCGCTTAAAGAACATCCAGAGATTTTCAAGAAATACTTTGGTAAAATTATTCCTCCAGAAGATAACAAATTTGCAGCACTAAACAGTGCGGTTTGGAGTGGTGGTTCGTTTATCTACATTCCACCAGGTGTCAAAGTTGACATGCCTCTTCAAGCATACTTTAGAATTAATGCTGAAAACATCGGTCAATTTGAAAGAACATTGATCATTGCTGATGAAGGCTCAGAAGTTCACTATATTGAAGGATGTACTGCTCCTGTTTATTCTTCAGAATCACTTCACTCTGCAGTTGTAGAACTAGTTGCACACAAAGATGCTAAACTAAGATATACGACAATCCAAAATTGGAGTAGCGATGTGTATAACTTGGTTACAAAACGTGCTTATGCATATGAGGGTGCAACAGTAGAATGGATTGATGGAAACATTGGAAGTAAACTGACAATGAAGTATCCTGGAATCTATCTTATGGGTGAGCGAGCATATGGTGAGACACTCTCTATTGCGTTTGCAGGAAAAGGGCAACACCAAGATACAGGTGCTAAAATGGTTCATCTTGCACCAAATACTACCTCTAAAATCACATCAAAGTCAGTAAGCAGACTAGATGGACGTTCAACTTACAGAGGACTACTCAATGTGGCAAAAGGTGCTACAAATGTTAAAGCAACCGTAAGATGTGATGCATTACTCTTAGATGATACGTCCAAGACTGATACATATCCATACATGGAAATCAATCAGGAAGATGCAACAATTACTCACGAAGCAACAGTTGGAAAAATTGGTGATGAACAAATCTTCTACTTGATGACTAGAGGATTCACTGAAGAGGAAGCCCTTTCATTAATTGTAAATGGTTTCATGGAACCATTTACAAAAGAACTTCCAATGGAATACGCAGTAGAACTCAACAGACTCATCAAATTAGAGATGGATGACTCTGTGGGGTAA
- a CDS encoding cysteine desulfurase translates to MQSTESLFENIRKDFPILQRTVRDNKKLVYLDNASTTQKPNQVIDSITDYYQNHNANIHRAVYALAEEATEAYEATRDKIVNFINIKNRQEIIFVRGTTEAINLVAYAWGRPHIKEGDIVVTTEYEHHSNIVPWQLVTQEKHAKLEYIGMDDDGELILDDLDKYLATGKVKLVTFSLMSNVLGTITNAEKIIEKCKAAGVLTLIDGAQAVPHMKVDIEKLGCDFFAFSGHKMLGPTGIGVLWVRKSILETMVPFHGGGDMIREVHKYETTWNDLPYKFEAGTPNIADVVGLGAAIDYLTKIGMDNVREHEIELTKYAMKKLSEVKGLHIYGTKDMSKRGGVISFNFADVHPHDVAQIIDEEGIAVRSGHHCAQVLMERLNVAATSRASFYIYNTKEDIDILVNSLKIVAKVFKL, encoded by the coding sequence ATGCAAAGTACAGAATCATTATTTGAAAATATAAGAAAAGATTTTCCAATACTTCAAAGAACTGTTCGAGATAACAAAAAACTTGTTTATCTTGATAATGCATCTACCACACAAAAACCAAATCAAGTAATTGATTCGATTACTGACTATTATCAAAATCACAATGCCAACATACACAGAGCAGTATATGCACTAGCTGAAGAAGCTACTGAAGCTTATGAGGCAACTAGAGATAAAATTGTAAATTTCATTAACATTAAAAATCGTCAAGAAATTATTTTTGTTAGGGGCACCACTGAAGCAATTAATCTAGTTGCATATGCATGGGGTAGACCTCACATCAAAGAAGGTGACATTGTAGTTACTACTGAATATGAACATCACAGCAACATTGTACCCTGGCAACTTGTTACTCAAGAAAAACATGCCAAATTAGAATACATTGGAATGGATGATGATGGTGAATTAATTTTAGATGATCTTGACAAATATCTTGCAACAGGTAAAGTCAAACTTGTAACCTTTAGTCTGATGTCAAATGTTCTTGGAACTATAACTAATGCTGAAAAAATCATTGAAAAATGTAAAGCAGCAGGCGTTCTCACCCTAATTGATGGTGCTCAGGCAGTACCTCACATGAAAGTTGACATTGAAAAATTGGGGTGTGACTTTTTTGCATTTTCTGGACACAAGATGTTAGGCCCCACAGGAATTGGTGTTTTGTGGGTTAGAAAGTCTATTTTGGAAACAATGGTGCCATTTCATGGTGGTGGTGATATGATTCGAGAAGTTCACAAATATGAAACCACTTGGAATGATTTACCATACAAATTTGAAGCAGGTACTCCAAACATTGCAGATGTTGTGGGATTAGGAGCTGCAATTGACTATCTTACAAAGATTGGAATGGATAATGTAAGGGAGCACGAAATTGAACTAACAAAATATGCTATGAAAAAATTATCTGAAGTCAAAGGACTTCATATCTACGGTACAAAGGATATGTCAAAACGTGGTGGTGTGATCTCATTTAATTTTGCAGATGTACATCCTCACGATGTTGCTCAAATTATTGATGAAGAAGGTATTGCGGTACGTTCTGGACATCACTGTGCACAAGTGTTAATGGAGCGACTAAATGTTGCAGCAACATCACGGGCTAGTTTTTACATTTACAATACTAAAGAAGACATTGATATTCTGGTAAATTCATTAAAAATTGTGGCAAAGGTGTTCAAACTATGA